The Desulfovibrio piger DNA segment CCCTGGGGCGGCTCGGGATATGATCCCGTGCCCCCTGCGCGGCGTCACCCGTAGTCTCTGCTTCATGGAGTACCTCCCCGCATGCAAGACGGCAAAAATCTTATCATGGCAATTGTCCTGTGTCTGCTCGTGGTCGTCGGCTGGAGCTATCTGGCCGACTATATGGGTTGGGTGGTCAAACCCGATCCGGCCGAGATAGCCAAGATGGAGGCTGCCCAGGCCGAGCAGGCCCAGAAGGCCCAGGCTGAAGCCGAAGCCAAGCAGAAGGCCCAGGCCGAGCCCCTGCCTGCCTTCACTCCCGCCCCCGGCGTGGACGTGACGGTGGACGCCCCCCTGTACAAGGCCGTGCTGCATTCCGGCGGCGGTGTGCTGCGCTCCTTCGAGCTCAAGAAGTACACCTCCGGCCTGGACGAGGATTCTCCCCGCATCAATATGGTGGATCCCCAGACCGCCGCTGTGGCGCCTCTGGGGCTGGTCATCAACGGTCAGCCTTCGTGGAGCACCGGCAAGTGGGCCCTGGAGTCCGACAGCGGTGTGACCGTGGCTGAAGGCGGCAAGGGCGTCGTCCGCCTGGTGGGCGAGGTCGACAACCTGCGCGTGACCCGTGAACTGACCTTCAATTCCGAAAATTACCTGATCTCCGAAAAGGTGAGCCTGGCCACCCTGGGCGCCGACACCCGCAGCGTGCGCGTGCGCTACACCGTGGCCGCCGACACCAGCAATGCCGCCAACACCAACTACGACGCCATGCGCGTGGCCTGGGACAACGGCGGTTCGCTGGGCGAAGAGACCTCCACCGACAAGCTGGCCAAGGAAGGCGTGGAAGCCAGCGGCAAGCTCTACTGGGCCGGCCCCATGAGCACCTACTTCCTGTCCGCCGTCATGCCCGGTGACGCCGATGAGGCCCGCATGGTGGGCCGCATGCAGGGCAGCGTCTACCGCGTGGCCCTGGAGCCCAAGGAAGTGGTGGTGGCCCCCGGCCAGGAGACCACCCTCGAAGTTTCCTACTGGATGGGTCCCAAGGAGCGCAAGATGCTGGCCGCCGTGTCCGACCAGCTGGCCCTCAGCGTGGACCTGGGCATGTTCAGCATCATCGCCAAGGGCCTGCTGTGGCTGCTGGAATTCTTCCAGCAGTACACCCACAACTGGGGCCTTTCCATCATCATGCTGACCATCGTCATCAAGGCCGTGTTCTGGCCCCTGACGGCCAAGAGCTACTCTTCCATGGAAAAGATGAAGAAGCTCCAGCCCATGATGGCCAACATCCG contains these protein-coding regions:
- the yidC gene encoding membrane protein insertase YidC translates to MQDGKNLIMAIVLCLLVVVGWSYLADYMGWVVKPDPAEIAKMEAAQAEQAQKAQAEAEAKQKAQAEPLPAFTPAPGVDVTVDAPLYKAVLHSGGGVLRSFELKKYTSGLDEDSPRINMVDPQTAAVAPLGLVINGQPSWSTGKWALESDSGVTVAEGGKGVVRLVGEVDNLRVTRELTFNSENYLISEKVSLATLGADTRSVRVRYTVAADTSNAANTNYDAMRVAWDNGGSLGEETSTDKLAKEGVEASGKLYWAGPMSTYFLSAVMPGDADEARMVGRMQGSVYRVALEPKEVVVAPGQETTLEVSYWMGPKERKMLAAVSDQLALSVDLGMFSIIAKGLLWLLEFFQQYTHNWGLSIIMLTIVIKAVFWPLTAKSYSSMEKMKKLQPMMANIREKYKDDKEAMNKEVMALYKTYGVNPASGCVPILVQLPVFFGLYQALLTSIELRHAPFITYLPGTDLIWLADLSSKDPYYITPIIMGITMFLQQKMSPPATDPTQQKIMMFLPIVFTALFLSFPSGLVVYWLVNNILSIAQQWRMGRRSKLLAQ